The proteins below are encoded in one region of Hordeum vulgare subsp. vulgare chromosome 3H, MorexV3_pseudomolecules_assembly, whole genome shotgun sequence:
- the LOC123439893 gene encoding peptide deformylase 1A, chloroplastic, which yields MEALRPLSITAAAALLRAPPLPIPTFVGTGREVGGRRGKSVRAGAGGGGWLSGLLGRKGGGGAPMAMTVTLGTVKAGDPVLHEPAQEVSPGDVPSEKIQDIIDQMIAVMRKAPGVGLAAPQIGVPLKIIVLEDTQEYISYVSKEDIDAQDRCPFDLLVVINPKLKKTSKRTACFYEGCLSVDGYRAVVERHLDVEVSGLDRNGRPMKVEASGWQARILQHECDHLEGTLYVDKMVPRTFRTVDNLNLPLATGCPPLGAC from the exons ATGGAAGCACTTCGGCCGTTATCCATAACGGCCGCGGCGGCGCTTCTCCGCGCTCCCCCCTTGCCGATTCCTACCTTCGTTGGTACTGGTAGGGAAGTGGGCGGTAGGCGAGGGAAGAGTGTGAGAGCTGGCGCAGGCGGCGGGGGCTGGCTGTCGGGCCTGCTGGGCCGgaagggcggcggcggtgcgccCATGGCTATGACGGTGACACTAGGGACCGTGAAGGCCGGCGATCCCGTGCTTCACGAGCCGGCACAGGAGGTATCCCCCGGGGACGTGCCTTCCGAGAAGATCCAGGACATCATCGATCAGATGATCGCTGTCATGCGCAAAGCTCCTGGCGTTGGCCTCGCCGCCCCACAGATCGGCGTGCCCTTGAAG ATTATTGTTCTGGAAGACACCCAAGAATACATCAGTTATGTTTCTAAGGAGGACATCGATGCGCAGGACCGCTGCCCCTTTGATCTTCTT GTTGTTATCAATCCCAAGCTTAAGAAGACGAGTAAAAGAACTGCATGTTTCTACGAAGGATGTCTCAG TGTCGATGGATATAGGGCGGTTGTTGAGCGTCATTTGGATGTTGAGGTTTCCGGTTTGGACCGAAATGGTCGTCCCATGAAGGTGGAGGCTTCAGGATGGCAGGCACGCATTCTGCAGCATGAGTGTGATCACCTTGAGGGCACCTTGTATGTTGACAAGATGGTTCCGAGGACATTCAGGACTGTTGATAACTTGAATCTGCCACTTGCCACTGGATGTCCTCCTCTAGGTGCCTgttag